The genomic DNA TCGGCAGGTCCTGGGCGGAGACGTCGGCACCGGCCGCCTCGATGGCGAACAGGCGGCGCAGCTCGTCGTCGGTCAGATACAGATAGGGGAGCCGCTCCCGCCGGCCCGGCCGGTGGTGGATGCCGCCAAGGTTGATCCGGTGAACCGCCACCGGGTTGGCGGTGTGGAGCGCGCCCATGGTCTCGACGTCGCCGGTCAGGATCAGTCCCCGCCGTCCGTTGGAGCTGAGCTCGGGCAGCAGGGCCGACGCGTCGGCCAGCGTGACGAACCGGATCTCGATCTCCGGGGAGAGCGCCATCCGGTAGAGCTCCTGCTCCCAGGGGCTCGCGGCCACGGTGTCGTCGACCAGCACGATGAGGTCGATGCCCAGCGGCCGACCCCAGCCGATGACCACCTGGCCATGCACCAGCCGGTCGTCCACCCGGCACAGCACGATCGCCATCAGGGGATCCGGATACCCTTGGCGCCGGCGGCGGCCGCCCGGCTCGCGGCCTCATCGGGCGGGAGCGCGCGGTGGAAGACGAAATCGACCAGCATGGCGAGGTTCACGCCGGTCACGACCTTGACGCCGTCCATTGCGCGGAGCCGGTTCAGCACCGCGAACAGGCAGGAGCCACTGGCCAGGTCGACGAAGACGATGGCCGGGCCATGGTCCACCGCCCCGGCGACCCGGTCCTCCAGGGTGCCACGGTCACAGCCGGTGTTGGACACCGGGGTGAGCGCGTCGGCGACGCCGCTGATCTGCACCGCCGCATCGACCAGCGCCTTGGCCAGCGCCCCATGGCAGACCACCACGCCGCGGAGCGACTCACTCATAGTCTTCCTGGAGATACTCACGCACCCCGCGTTGCTCCTTCATCCGCTTGATCAGCCGCTGGTTGAACGCCGCGGCCACGTCCACCCCGGAGTAGCGCAGGAGGTGCATCATCGCGACCACCTCCGAGATCACCGTGATGTTCTTTCCCGGATTGAGCGGCACCACGACTCGCGGCACCGCGACGTCCAGAATCATGGTCTCCTCCCGGGCGAGGCCGGTCCGGTCGGTGTCACGGGCGGTCTCCCAGTCGTCCAACTGGACCACCACCTCGATCCGCTTCTGCTGCCGCACCGAGCGGACGCCGAACAGCGCCGGGATGTCGATCAGCCCGATGCCCCGGATCTCCATGTGGTGTGCCGCGAGCTCGTGTCCTCGGCCGATCAGCACGTCGTTGCCCCGGCGGGTCACCTGCACCACGTCGTCGGCAACGAGCCGGTGCCCACGCTCGACCAGATCGAGCACGCACTCGCTCTTGCCGATCCCGGAGCGGCCGATGAAGAGGAGCCCGACGCCGTACACATCCGCCAGCGACCCGTGCAGCGTGGTGCGCGGGGCGAAGGCTTCTTCCACAATCGGCTTCACCCGGCGGTAGAACTCCGCGGTCTTGAGCTTGGTCCGGAGCACCGGCACGCCGCGCCCCCGGGCCAGCTCGAGCAGCTCGGCCGGCACCTCCAGCCCCTTGGTGACGAAGATGCAGGGAAGGTCGAACCCGAAGAACTTGGTGAGGGTCGACTGCCGCTCCTCCGCGGCCAGGGAGTTGAGATAGGTGATCTCGGTCTCGCCGAAGACATGGATACGGTTGGGGGCGAACCGGCCGGTGTAGCCGGCCAGCGCCAGGCCCGGGCTCGCGACTTCGGCTTCCGGCAACTGGCGGTCCAGCCCGAGGTCCCCGGTCAGGGCCTCGAGCTGGAGCGGGTCACCCCGCCGGGAGACGAAATCGCGGAGTCGGAGCATCAGGAGGGCTTGGGCTCGGAGGGGCGGGAGCGCCGGGGGCGGGTGGACGCGCGCTCCAGCTGGCGGCGGAGCCGCTCTTCCGCGCGGTCCAGCGCGCTACGATGATCGGCTCCCTCGCCCCGGGCCACCAGGGTCTCGCCACCGGCCACGTGCAGCCGCACCTCCACCGTCTGCTGGGTTCCCTCCGCGTCGAACACGACGGTCGACTCCATCGCCCGGGGGGCCATGCTCCCCAGCCGATCCACGATCGTCTGGGTGCGCTCCCGCAGTCCGTCGGAGATTTCGCAGTGGCGGGCGGTGATCGTGGTCTGCATAGTGCCTCCTCCTGACTCAGCCCAGCGCCGAGCCGGCGATGATGTCTTCGAGATGACGCTCAGTCATGTCCGCGGTGCGATCCCAGGTCAGCCCTTTTGCGAACGTCCGGGCGGCTCGGCCCAGCCGCTCGACCAGCGCGGGCGCGCTCGCCAGCTCCAGCATTCGGGCGCTCAGCGCCGCCACGTCGCCGTGCGGCACCAGGAACCCGGTCTCTCCATGCCGCACCGAGTCGCGCAGCCCGGGGCTGTCGGAGGCCAGCGAGAGAGTGCCGCACGCGGCCGCCTCCACGACCGTGATGCCCCAGCCCTCCTTGGGCGACGGAAAGACGTTGGCCCAGCAGCTTCTGAGCAGCGCCAGCTTTTCGGCGTCGCTGACGAACCCATGGAAGGTTACCGCGTCGGCCACTCCCAGGCTGGCGGCCAGGCGCTTGAGCTCCGGACCATGGTTGCCGGCGCCAGCGATGTCGAGCCGGAGGTCGGGGCGCAGCCGGCGGCTCACGGCCAGCGCTTGGATGGCGAGCCCTATTCCTTTATAACGCTTCAGCCGTCCCACGTACAAGAAGCTGGGCGCCGCCGTCCGGGGGACCGCCGGATCGGGCGCGTAGTGGACAGCGTCCACCCCGGGATGGATCACTCGCACTCGGCCGGGCGGCACCCCGCGTCTTACCAGATCGTCACGGGTGCTCTCACTGATCGCGTGGAACGCCGCGTGACGATAGGCCCGCGCCAGCGGCCGTTCCGCCGCCCACACCGTCGCCGCGATCGGCCAGGACGCCTCCTGGAACGCGGTCTCGCCGAACAGGTGGGGAACGATCGCACAGAAGGGCAAGTTGGTGACACCGGCCAGGAAGAGCGGGAGCTTGTTGATGTCCTCCACCAGGATATCGGGGCGTCGCTCGCGCAGCGCGGCCCGGACAGCGCCTCGCCCGCGGAGCGCGAAGCTGTTGCGTCCGCCCACCCGAAGCACATCCACACCATCGACCCACGCTCGGGCCGGGGCCAGGCCCCAACCGGAACAGACCAGGCGCACCTGGTGCCCCCGCGCCGCCAGCCGGGAGAAGATCTCGAAGAGATGGATCTCCGCGCCGCCCGCTTGCGGATTCAGGCGGTCCTGCCAGTTGACGACCAGAACGTTCATCGGCGGTCGGCGCGCCGGGTTCCGGTCACAGGCGGCCGAGCGTGCGGGCGATGCCATCGAGCACGCCGTTCACGAACCCGGGCGCCCGAACGCCGCCGAACCAGTGGGCCAGGTGGACCGCCTCGTCGATGATCACCTTGGGCGGCACCTCTCCCCGCTGGAGCTCGTGAATGCCCAGCCGCAGGATGTTGCGCTCCACCACCGCGATCCGGCTCATCCGCCAGTTCTCGCTGGCGCGCGCCGCCTGCTCGTCGAGCGCGCCGACCTCCGCCACCACTCCCCGCGCCAGCTCCTCCGCCCGGTCAAGGATGCGTGGCTCCGGTCCAGTGAGGCGGGACAGCCCGCTGGCGACCGAGGGTATCGGTGGCCCGCCCTGCAGCTCCCAGGCGTACAGCAGCTGGACCGCGCGGGCACGGCTCTTGGTCTCAGGGCGAAGCATCGGCGCCCCGGAGCTGGGCCAGCACGTCGGCGGCCTCAAGGGCCGCGGCGGCCGCCTCGTGCCCTTTGTTGCCCGCGCTGCCACCGGCACGGTCGACCGCCTGCTGCATGGTATCGACCGTGAGCACGCCGAAGCCGACCGGCAGCGAGTGGCGCAGCGCCACCGCGCCGAGCCCACGGCTCGCCTCGCCGGCCACATAGTCGAAGTGCCGCGTATGGCCCCGGATGACGGCGCCCAGGGCCACCAGACAGGCGTACTTCCCGGTGGCGGCCGCTCCCTCCGCCACCACCGGCAGCTCGAACGCGCCCGGCACCCACACCACGTCCACCTGCTCGCGCGGAACGCCCGCCTCGCGGCAGCAGGCGAGCGCGCCATCGAGGAGCTTGGCGGTGATCACCTCGTTGTACCGGCTCACGAGGATCGCCACGCGCCCGGTCGGGCGGAGGCGGGAGGTGAGATCAGCCACGGGTCAGTGGGCGAGAAGGTGGCCGAGCTTGTCGCGCTTGACCTGGAGATACCCGCGATTCTCCTGGTTGGGATCGGTCACCAGCGGCACCCGCTCGACGATCTGCAGGCCGTAGCCGTCGAGGCCGACCAGCTTGCGCGGGTTGTTGGTCATGATGCGGATCGAGGAGAGCCCGAGATCCCGCAGGATCTGGGCGCCGATGCCGTAGTTCCGGAGGTCGGGCGCGAAGCCGAGCCGCTCGTTGGCCTGCACGGTATCGGCACCGGCATCCTGCAGGGCGTAGGCCCGCAGCTTATTGAGCAGGCCGATCCCCCTGCCCTCCTGGTCCAGGTAGACGATCACGCCCTTTCCCTCCTGCGCGATCATCTGCATGGCCCGGTGGAGCTGGAACCCGCAGTCGCACCGCTGGGACCCGAACACGTCACCGGTGAGGCATTTCGAGTGCATGCGCACCAGCACGTTGCTCTGCCCGGCTACCTCGCCGTAGACCAGCGCGACGTGCTCCGCGCGGTCCACGTCGTTGCGGTAGCCGATGATGGTGAACTCGCCGAAGTCGGTTGGAATGCGCGACTCCGCCACCCGGTGCACCAGCTGCTCGGTCTGCAGCCGGTGCGCCACCAGCTGGGCCACGGTGACGAACGTGAGCTTGTGCTGCTGGGCGATCTCCTGCAGCTCCGGCCGCCGCGCCATCGACCCATCGGCATTGAGGATCTCGCAGATCACGCCGCCGGGCATGAGCCCCGCCATGCGGGCCAAGTCCACGCTCGCCTCGGTCTGTCCTACCCGCTGCAGCACGCCGCCGGGCCGGGCCCGAAGCGGAAAGATGTGGCCCGGCCGCCGGAGGTCGGAGGGGAGCGTGGCCGGATTCATGGCGACGTGAATGGTGGTAGAGCGGTCGCTGGCCGAGATCCCGGTGGTGACCCCGAAGCGCCGCTCGGCGTCGATGCTCACGGTGAACGCGGTCGAGAGCTCTTCGGTGTTGCGCTCGGTCATCTGGGGGAGCCCGAGCTGGTCGCAGCGGTCGCCGGTGAGCGCCAGGCAGATCAGCCCGCGCCCGTGGAGCGTCATGAAGTTGATCATCTCCGGGGTGGCCAGCTCGGCCGCGCAGACGAAGTCACCCTCGTTCTCGCGGTCCTCGTCGTCCGCGACGATGATGATCTTCCCGTTGCGCAGGTCCTCGACGGCCTGCTCGATAGTGCCGAAGGTGCTCATGTCGCTCCCGGTTCCCCGCGGGGCCGCAGCAGCTCGGCCACGTACTTGCCGATCGTATCCGCCTCGAGATGGACCCGGTCTCCCGGGCGGCGGTCCCCCAGCGTGGTGTGCTGTAAAGTAAACGGGATCAGCGAGATCTGAATCAGCCCGGGCGCGGGAATGGCGTTCACCGTGAGGCTCACACCGTCCACAGTGATGGAGCCCAGCGGCACCGAGACCCGGGCCACGTCCGGCGGCACCCGGAGGTCGAGCAGCCGCGCGTCCTCGCGCTCCACCACGCGCTCCACCGTTCCGACCCCGTCGACGTGCCCCTGCACCAGGTGCCCGCCGAGCCGGTCTCCCACCTGAAGCGCACGCTCCAGGTTCACCCGCTGCCCCGGCGCGTAGCTCTCGAACCGAGTGCGCTCGAGCGATGTGCGAACGATCTGGGCGTTGAACCCACCAGGCTCGACCCGCTGCACCGTGAGGCAGGCGCCGTCCACCGCGATGCTCTCGCCCGGCTCGAGTCCGGAGTAGGGACACTCGATGGTGAGCTCGAGCCCACCCGAGGTCGGCGACGCGGCGCTTACCCGGCCGACCGCGGTGACGATGCCGGTGAACATCAGGCCCGATCCAGGACCAGCAAGGTGTCCTCGCCCAGGGCGCGCCGCTCCACCACGCTCCATCGGTCGGCGCCGGCCAGCGGAATCGAGGGCAGGCCGGCGAACGCGGGCGCGCCTCCCGCGCCGAGCCAGAGCGGGCTCTGCACCCAGTAGTAGCGGTCCACCAGCCCGGCCGCCAGCATGGCTCCCGCCAGACGCCCACCGCCTTCCACCAGAAGCGAGTTGATACCCCGGGCGCGGAGCGCCCCCAGCGCCGCGGCCAGATCCCTGGACCGCTCCACCTGGACACCGCACCGCTGGAGCGACTCCACCCGAGCAGCGGCCGCGAGCGGTGACACGACGGCGAGGGTCGGAAGGTCGCCGGCAGTGCGCACCAGGGCGAGGGAAGTCGGTAGATCGGCATCCGCGGCAAAGACCACCCGGACCGGAGCCACCCTGGGGCGACGTTCCCCGCGGACGGTGAGCTCCGGATCATCGGTGCGGGCGGTGACCCCGCCGACTGCGATGCCGTCGAAACCGGCGCGCAACCAATGCACGTGGTCCCGCGCTGCCGGCCCCGAGATCCAGCGGGAGTTCCCGTTGGCGTCGGCGATCTTGGCGTCCATGGTGGTGGCGAGCTTGAGGGCGACGAACGGCCGGGAGGCGTCCCGGATGCGGTGGAGGAACACGGCATTCTGAGCCGCCGCGGCGTCGGCCAGCAGGCCGATCTCCACCTCGATGCCCGCATCTCGCAGGCGCGCGGCGCCGCCCGCGGCGACGGGATTGGGATCGGCCAGCGCGGCAACCACCCGGCGCACGCCCGCGCGGATCAACGCTTCGGTGCAGGGCGGCTGCCTGCCCTGATGGGCGCACGGCTCCAACGTGACCACCACGGTGGCCCCTCTCGCCTGCTCCCCCGCCGCCGCGAGCGCCACCGTTTCCGCGTGGCGCCCTCCCAGCTCGGCATGCCAGCCCTCGCCCACGACCTGGTCGCCGGCGAGCACCACGGCACCGACCAGCGGATTGGGCTGCACCCGCCCCCAGCCCCGCCAGGCGAGCTCGATTGCTCGGGTCATCGCCTCCCGTTCGTCCACCCGGACGCTACGTGCCCGTGCGGCCGGTGAACCGCACCACGGCTCGCCCGGGCCGGATCTCGCCCAGACGCCAGGCGGCCACGCCCTCCGCCTCGGCGGCCTGCTGCGCGGCCGGTACGGCGTCGGGCGGCAGCACGGCGATGAAACCGACGCCGAGGTTGAAGACTTCCCGCATCTCGTCGGTGGAGATCTGTCCTGCATCCTGCAGTGTCGCGAAGAGCGGCGGCAGGCTCCAGGAATCAGCATCGACCACCGCCTCGGTGCCCTCACGAAGTATTCGCACCAGGTTGCCCGGAATGCCGCCGCCGGTGATGTGGGCCATTCCGTGCATCCGGCCGAGGACCGGCATCACGCTGCGGAAATAGCTCCGGTGCACGGCGAGAAGCGCATCGGCCACGCGCCGGCCGGTGCCGGGAAGTGGATCGTCCAGCTTGAGCTGCATCCGCTCGAAGAGGATGCGTCTGGCGAGGGTATAGCCGTTGGTGTGCAGGCCGCTGGAGGCGTACGCCAGCAGCACGTCGCCCGGCATGATGGCATCCCCGTGCAGCGCGGCGTCCTCGTCCACCACGC from Gemmatimonadales bacterium includes the following:
- a CDS encoding HPF/RaiA family ribosome-associated protein, whose translation is MQTTITARHCEISDGLRERTQTIVDRLGSMAPRAMESTVVFDAEGTQQTVEVRLHVAGGETLVARGEGADHRSALDRAEERLRRQLERASTRPRRSRPSEPKPS
- the ribH gene encoding 6,7-dimethyl-8-ribityllumazine synthase; this encodes MAILVSRYNEVITAKLLDGALACCREAGVPREQVDVVWVPGAFELPVVAEGAAATGKYACLVALGAVIRGHTRHFDYVAGEASRGLGAVALRHSLPVGFGVLTVDTMQQAVDRAGGSAGNKGHEAAAAALEAADVLAQLRGADASP
- the nusB gene encoding transcription antitermination factor NusB is translated as MLRPETKSRARAVQLLYAWELQGGPPIPSVASGLSRLTGPEPRILDRAEELARGVVAEVGALDEQAARASENWRMSRIAVVERNILRLGIHELQRGEVPPKVIIDEAVHLAHWFGGVRAPGFVNGVLDGIARTLGRL
- the hprK gene encoding HPr(Ser) kinase/phosphatase, which gives rise to MLRLRDFVSRRGDPLQLEALTGDLGLDRQLPEAEVASPGLALAGYTGRFAPNRIHVFGETEITYLNSLAAEERQSTLTKFFGFDLPCIFVTKGLEVPAELLELARGRGVPVLRTKLKTAEFYRRVKPIVEEAFAPRTTLHGSLADVYGVGLLFIGRSGIGKSECVLDLVERGHRLVADDVVQVTRRGNDVLIGRGHELAAHHMEIRGIGLIDIPALFGVRSVRQQKRIEVVVQLDDWETARDTDRTGLAREETMILDVAVPRVVVPLNPGKNITVISEVVAMMHLLRYSGVDVAAAFNQRLIKRMKEQRGVREYLQEDYE
- a CDS encoding PTS sugar transporter subunit IIB encodes the protein MAIVLCRVDDRLVHGQVVIGWGRPLGIDLIVLVDDTVAASPWEQELYRMALSPEIEIRFVTLADASALLPELSSNGRRGLILTGDVETMGALHTANPVAVHRINLGGIHHRPGRRERLPYLYLTDDELRRLFAIEAAGADVSAQDLPTTAAVALRSLP
- the ribD gene encoding bifunctional diaminohydroxyphosphoribosylaminopyrimidine deaminase/5-amino-6-(5-phosphoribosylamino)uracil reductase RibD encodes the protein MTRAIELAWRGWGRVQPNPLVGAVVLAGDQVVGEGWHAELGGRHAETVALAAAGEQARGATVVVTLEPCAHQGRQPPCTEALIRAGVRRVVAALADPNPVAAGGAARLRDAGIEVEIGLLADAAAAQNAVFLHRIRDASRPFVALKLATTMDAKIADANGNSRWISGPAARDHVHWLRAGFDGIAVGGVTARTDDPELTVRGERRPRVAPVRVVFAADADLPTSLALVRTAGDLPTLAVVSPLAAAARVESLQRCGVQVERSRDLAAALGALRARGINSLLVEGGGRLAGAMLAAGLVDRYYWVQSPLWLGAGGAPAFAGLPSIPLAGADRWSVVERRALGEDTLLVLDRA
- a CDS encoding glycosyltransferase family 4 protein; the protein is MNVLVVNWQDRLNPQAGGAEIHLFEIFSRLAARGHQVRLVCSGWGLAPARAWVDGVDVLRVGGRNSFALRGRGAVRAALRERRPDILVEDINKLPLFLAGVTNLPFCAIVPHLFGETAFQEASWPIAATVWAAERPLARAYRHAAFHAISESTRDDLVRRGVPPGRVRVIHPGVDAVHYAPDPAVPRTAAPSFLYVGRLKRYKGIGLAIQALAVSRRLRPDLRLDIAGAGNHGPELKRLAASLGVADAVTFHGFVSDAEKLALLRSCWANVFPSPKEGWGITVVEAAACGTLSLASDSPGLRDSVRHGETGFLVPHGDVAALSARMLELASAPALVERLGRAARTFAKGLTWDRTADMTERHLEDIIAGSALG
- a CDS encoding bifunctional 3,4-dihydroxy-2-butanone-4-phosphate synthase/GTP cyclohydrolase II encodes the protein MSTFGTIEQAVEDLRNGKIIIVADDEDRENEGDFVCAAELATPEMINFMTLHGRGLICLALTGDRCDQLGLPQMTERNTEELSTAFTVSIDAERRFGVTTGISASDRSTTIHVAMNPATLPSDLRRPGHIFPLRARPGGVLQRVGQTEASVDLARMAGLMPGGVICEILNADGSMARRPELQEIAQQHKLTFVTVAQLVAHRLQTEQLVHRVAESRIPTDFGEFTIIGYRNDVDRAEHVALVYGEVAGQSNVLVRMHSKCLTGDVFGSQRCDCGFQLHRAMQMIAQEGKGVIVYLDQEGRGIGLLNKLRAYALQDAGADTVQANERLGFAPDLRNYGIGAQILRDLGLSSIRIMTNNPRKLVGLDGYGLQIVERVPLVTDPNQENRGYLQVKRDKLGHLLAH
- the purM gene encoding phosphoribosylformylglycinamidine cyclo-ligase, yielding MKSTGEIRTEAREYAAAGVDLVAAEAAKARITAAVAGTRTALSVGKVGAFGGMVRVPAGMRSPTLVLSTDGVGSKVLVALEANRFDSVGEDLVNHSVNDILVHGAVPIAFMDYIAGSALGVEQIAGLVEGIARGCRVHGMALAGGETAQMPGLYRSGTYDLAGTIVGVVDEDAALHGDAIMPGDVLLAYASSGLHTNGYTLARRILFERMQLKLDDPLPGTGRRVADALLAVHRSYFRSVMPVLGRMHGMAHITGGGIPGNLVRILREGTEAVVDADSWSLPPLFATLQDAGQISTDEMREVFNLGVGFIAVLPPDAVPAAQQAAEAEGVAAWRLGEIRPGRAVVRFTGRTGT
- a CDS encoding riboflavin synthase translates to MFTGIVTAVGRVSAASPTSGGLELTIECPYSGLEPGESIAVDGACLTVQRVEPGGFNAQIVRTSLERTRFESYAPGQRVNLERALQVGDRLGGHLVQGHVDGVGTVERVVEREDARLLDLRVPPDVARVSVPLGSITVDGVSLTVNAIPAPGLIQISLIPFTLQHTTLGDRRPGDRVHLEADTIGKYVAELLRPRGEPGAT